Part of the Nerophis lumbriciformis linkage group LG24, RoL_Nlum_v2.1, whole genome shotgun sequence genome, GTGAATGTTTGCACACAGCGTCCTCAAGTGGTCTTAGTGTGACACTACAAGTTTCTCGACACTTGAAGCTTTGCGTTATTGTTTTTAACCGTATTTGTACTTTCAATTTTGACTGTCTTTTGAACTTGACTATGCAAAAAACGTTATATCAAgaaaggggtgtccaaagtgcgcccTGAAGAATGTttttggataaaaaaacaacagtaaaaatttgAAAACCGAGCCACGAATTGTGATGTAATGTAGAAAAAGGCTAAAAATGTGATATTAATAACTCAGGGtctcatactgaaaagtcaaagtatgcgggggccatttagattttatttttatttgttgaaaaaaaaagataaaataggacgtatattaaatatttaaagacaaaacttatgGTGAGCTTTCATTCTCATTACATTACCTTTTCTTCTTgggttatttttacacattttattttacccctgtagtagtaatagtacacTTTGTCAAAACAAAGCTGAAAACAGGTAACGTCTATTTTTAGCATTCCTGCTTACAAAATAAAGATGTAAGATTTTAGTACGTGGCCCTTGTTGGAAAACGTTGTGACACCCCTGTATTATTAATgtatatttcaaacatttttgttATAACAAAATGCTTTTCCCCCTGACTTATTTCAAAAGCAAACattttatccatcaatttgtatgtaaaaaaattagATAATCAAATTCAAGAAGGGATTGTGAATATTATAAGGCGATTATACATTATAATTcactatatatattcatttatatttttatttatgtatatatattttatttatatattttaatttgatgtttaaatatttttaatttggtatatttaaatatttttaatttgatacatttatatttgtttatatattatatatatttatgtatctatatgttatatttatatatatattttatatttatatatatatatatcatatattaactgtaacaagcggccctctgagggcagccataactcccTCAATGAAAGGGAGTTTGTTTGAAACACTGTAATTGATGACTGCAGAGACGTTGCCATGGAGACGTGTGGCCGACCTTCACATGACGATGTGCGGTGGATTCCTTGTAATGATGGCATGGAAACTCTCTAAAGAGAACCCAGTAGACGTCTTCCAGCAGGAAGAGGGCAGGTGGTCACGCACGCTGCTCCATAAACTGCATTTTTATACGAAACttgatgttttggtttttttttctttgtctttgtcCTTTTAGAGAGATGTCTGGCCTCATGCTGACGGTGATGTGGCTTATCCTGTGTCGCCACTCTGGAAGGTGCGGTGAACGTGTTGAAGGTCACGTCTTGTTTTGAATAGATCTCTGAACCAGGTATTTGCCCGTCAGGTCCGCTGTGGGCAAGCTGAGAGTGTCCGCGGGCGTCCTCATCACCATCTTCCCCTTCGTGTGCTGGTACCACGTGCACCACAAGAACAGGTCCAGCTGGCCCACACACTGCACCACTGCCATTTAGCAAGCGATAACAGGTCAACGCAGTCCACTGTCCATCAATGAACCAATGAAGAAGCACTTTAATGTTTTGCACCGGAATTTGTGCTGTATTATAATTACTTTCACTGTATGATTTATTCTATTAAAACATGAATTGTTGACTATTTACTAGGAATGTCATGGAGATGTGGCGTTCATGAACGAATTGAGTCTTTTGAGTGAACGATGAGAACCGTTCTTTTTGCATTTGCAAATTTAGCATCGATAATTGCCAATGAGTCAAAGAaaaattttaactgttttttaaaatataaaaacaatattttaaccttaaatgttatatatatgttattttattttaaaaaaaaatgttggactCAATTTCCAGGGTAATCATTGTAGAGCATACggtacttaccaaccttgagacctccgaattcgggagatttgggggggcggggagtatatttatagctagaatccactgaaattcaagtatttctcatatatatatataataaatacaacataaaatgtatatataatacatatataataaaatatatataatataaataaaacataaaatgtatatataatatatatatataaagaaagaaatgcttgaatttcagtgttcatttatttacacatataaacacacacacaacactcctctagtccttgttgtatttgaaagtgcagtgctttgcagccagtagcacagccattgaaggagcataggtatgggcagcatctgtgaaatttaatttgcaggaaaggagtgagtttagggttgaatggtccatcctcgttctattctctgtcactatctttctaaccatgctgaacaccctctctgatgatgcattgctgtgtggcacgcacaaaagtgccttcatcaaatgcaccagagtctggaatcttccatctctccctagcatggcccaaaaccggtcaatccttgcttcccGAGGAAGATCTtccctgccaagcacttggtactccactacttcttcccggaggctatccaggtccaatcgcagctgcggcagaCTTTTCCCTAACTCTATAACTGCAAATGAAAATGAGCAAATTAAGCACAAGTGAGCTGGGGATATAATTGTTTTCTCTAGTCTTATCATCTATAACTTCTGAAGTTGATTATTAAACAACTACAGCCATCAATTAAAAAAGGGGATGCACCTGAGTTTGGGGAAAATTGATGCCGTGACTCTGGGTCCAACACGGTCAGGTTTTGGAGGATGATGTTGTCGAGGGGGAATGCAGTCATCATGTTTGTGGTCACAGCTACAAAAAAGTCTCTCACTGCCCTGTGACACATGATCAGATCAAAAATTACAGCCATTGTATGATGGGATATCAGTTAGTCAGCTCTTAGGAGGAAAGGTGACTTGGACAACACAATAATCCTGTTTACTTGATCATCATTGGGACAGAGGAGTAAAGTTCATCCATGTTGTCCTCCAAGAGGCTTTGTGCAGCTGCTCCAAGAAAGAGTTCGCTGTCTGGCAACTGTAGGCTGGCATCCTTGAACTTGATGTCCTTCAGTGGGACATCAGCAATAAGGCTGGCAGGGAGAAATCTTCCCATTATTCTTCTCACCAGGCTGGTCATCTCCCGGTGCAGCCTATGAACCATCACTCCTTCAGCCTAGAAACACATTGATTATCAGTTATAAAAAAATGATAACAGCAATATTTATCATAATTATTTAAGTTAATCTTTTGATAGGCTGGCTGACCTGAAACATAACATTGAACTCTGCCAGTGGTTTCAGAGCCTgggagaggaagaggaagaagaacttTGTCTTCTTGCTGGTCAAATGCTTTGCCAGCATCTTCACCTTGCAAGGCTTCTCCACATCGTCATGACTGACAAAATATGCCTGCAGTGCATCCCACTGGTTGAGCACCCGGTTTATGCAAGTCAGCAAGCTGAGCCACCTGGTTGCACAGTATCGGAGTATCTTCAGAGTTTCTGAGTCTGTGAACTCCACAAACTCTTTGAAGATTTCACAACGTTTGGCACTGAAGTTGagaaaggttaaaaaacaaacaaaaaattgttaAATAATGAAAAGCCAGGGAACCAAGATAACAtctaataactgtcaaattgtggCACAGAGgctcttttaaaggcctactgaaacccactactaccgaccacgcagtctgatagtttatatatcaatgatgaaatcttaacattgcaacacagttagcttactaaagtgcaattttaaattttgcgcgaaatatcctgctgaaatcgtctcggtatgatgacgcctgcgcgtgacgtcacggatggtagaggacattttgggacagcatggtggccagctattaagtcgtctgttttcatcacaaaattccacagtattctggacatctgtgttggtgaatcttttgcaatttgttcaatgaacaatggagacagcaaaaaagaaagctgtagttgggaagcggtgtgttgcggcaggtgttgtgccggataacgcacccccgccgtagaatgcaccccctgactgttgtgccggataacacagccggtgtttcattgtttacattcccggaagatgacagtcaagctttaccattggcctgtggagaactgggacaacagagactcttaccaggaggactttgagttggatgcgcagacgcggtaccgtgagtatgcatgcagctgcggcttccaaacatttgatcgcttgcccgtacgtgcgtgccgctatgtgcatgtcacctacgtaactttggggaaatatatgtgctgtatgaactttggggaggtgaacggtactttgggctgtgggattgagtgtgttgtgcaggtgtttgagttgtattggcgggttacatggacgggaggggggagttgtttgttatgcgggattaatttgtggcatattaaatataagactggttgtgttgtggctaatagagtatatacaggtaaaagccagtaaattagaatattttgaaaaacttcatttatttcagtaattgcattcaaaaggtgtaacttgtacattatatttattcattgcacacagactgatgcattcaaatgtttatttcatttaattttgatgatttgaagtggcaacaaatgaaaatccaaaattccatgtgtcacaaaattagaatattacttaaggttaatacaaaaaagggatttttagaaatgttggccaactgaaaagtatgaaaatgaaaaatatgagcatgtacaatactcaatacttggttggagctccttttgcctcaattactgcgttaatgcggcgtggcatggagtcgatgagtttctggcactgctcaggtgttatgagagcccaggttgctctgatagtggccttcaactcttctgcgtttttgggtctggcattctgcatcttccttttcacaataccccacagattttctatggggctaaggtcaggggagttggcgggccaatttagaacagaaataccatggtccgtaaaccaggcgccaagtcctgttggaacttgaaatctccatctccatagagcaggtcagcagcaggaagcatgaagtgctctaaaacttgctggtagacggctgcgttgaccctggatctcaggaaacagagtggaccgacaccagcagatgacatggcaccccaaaccatcacccaaccatgcaaattttgcatttcctttggaaatagaggtcccagagtctggaggaagacaggagaggcacaggatccacgttgcctgaagtctagtgtaaagtttccaccatcagtgatggtttggggtgccatgtcatctgctggtgtcggtccactctgtttcctgagatccagggtcaacgcagccgtctaccagcaagttttagagcacttcatgcttcctgctgctgacctgctctatggagatggagatttcaagttccaacaagacttggcgcctgcacacagcgcaaaatctacccgtgcctggtttacggaccatggtatttctgttctaaattagcccgccaactcccctgaccttagccccatagaaaatctgtggggtattgtgaaaaggaagatgcagaatgccagacccaaaaacgcagaaaagttgaaggccactatcagagcaacctgggctctcataacacctgagcagtgccagaaactcatcgactccatgccacgccgcattaacgcagtaattgaggcaaaaggagctccaaccaagtattgagtattgtacatgctcatatttttcattttcatacttttcagttggccaacatttctaaaaatcccttttttgtattagccttaagtaatattctaattttgtgacacacggaattttggattttcatttgttgccacttcaaatcatcaaaattaaatgaaataaacatttgaatgcatcagtctgtgtgcaatgaataaatataatgtacaagttacaccttttgaatacaattactgaaataaatcaagtttttcaaaatattctaatttactggcttttacctgtatatgtcttgtgtttatttactgttttagttattcccagctgaatatcaggtcccacccgcctctcacaacatcttccctatctgaatcgctcccactgccctctagtccttcactctcactttcctcatccacaaatctttcatcctcgctccaattaatggggaaatcgtcgctttctcagtccgaatcgctctcgctgctggtggccatgattgtaaacaatgtgcagatgtgaggagctccacaacctgtgacgtcacgcgcatatcgtctgctacttccggtacaggcaaggatttatcagtgaccaaaagttgcgaactttatcatctaTGTtcgctactaaatcctttcagcaaaaatatggcagtaTCGCGAAacaatcaagtatgacacatagaatggacctgctatccccgtttaaataagacaatcgcatttcagtaggcctttaacttatgTGCAAGTGTAAAATGCGGTATATCAATATGCTTACCTGATGTCAAAGTGAGCATATATACTGCTGAGGATGTCTTCAATAGGCTGGCGTAGAGCCTTAATGCCACATTctgtggccagctggaccagatgaCAGATGCATTCCATGTCAATTAGGGATGGCTGCATGTCTTTGATTCTGCTGACAACAGAATCGTGCTCCCCGTTCATGCCACTGGCATTATCACTATTAAATGCCACAACGTTTCCCCAGTCAATTTTTCTGTCACTAGGAATAAACAAAGTACAACATTACTTATTAGTGGTCTGTCTCCTGGCATATTGTAATGTATTTACATTTACACATTAGAGAATTTACATTTACCTTAGCACTGTGTTCAGTGACTCAAAGAGGTTCTGTGCTGTGCCAATGTTGCACCCTGGCATGTGCAGAAACTTCGTCACCACCTCCTGAGTTTTCGGATCGCAAACCCTGGCCAATACCACAaactcctttaaaaaaaaaaatatatatatatatttagagagCAATTTTCACTGacagctagggatgatgtttgataagaaattatcgagttcgagcctattatcgaatcctcttatcgaaccgattccttatcggttctcttatTGAGTCTAGCtacgttgttgtatatggaaaaaaacacacaatatttggtttaacaaaagctcacttttattatataagaaaaaaataaaatctactaaatacataaatattgactgttaccccactaaaaaaataaaattaataaatattgactgttgttacccaaagtatattaagtgggatttttcagaaaaacaaatatatacagtaacacaaaaacaacctgtctctgtgatcactataggtgtataaataataatatagtgttaaataaaatcagtcccttgggcacaaaactgaaaataatacagctctccaaaaagtgcacttctgctgctatttgacataactgtttgttatgatgctttgacatgtttgcactttatttctttattgaaagaaaattctatgaagagaaaagttgtttgcaaatgtggttacaatgctaaaaaatgaaatacactttgagttaacattatttctttatcgggggaaagatgtgatgtcatGAGCTAGGGaaaataacaactacactacccagcaggcaacgggagtgacgagcatacgctagccccgaaaagtgttgttgcatgtcgccacctggcagctaagaatgaggttatgagcacgctgtgaaagtaaacgtcaagaactcagccaacacgcctcgtctgcattatttataattagacagaccaacacatatacagtgtgattttgttttgtttataaggaaagaaaaacaaaagttaaaaaagggagatcatgtcatatatgttgtgtatatatatgcatgtgctgcggttgctttaagaacgttgcgacagctgccataaaggaggtgcgttgctagcctggttgctatgtttccggttagtcgtaaaagtgttcgtcatgtgtttgtaccctgctcaaatctctcagtaaagttattcattggattataccttttgttttgaactttattacaccttgaagcgttttttccggtccattgtttttcctgctttcgctatttgcgcctaatgactgagctacgtgacgtcatttattgtgatgtcccacggagcatttctggtcgggacgggattcgaataaacaaccaactctttttctttactatagtggtctcgataacgggtaccgattCTCAAagagggattcgagtccgaggactcggttcttttcttatcgaacaaccgggaaaaccggtttcgagtatcatccctactgaCAGCAGccacaaaatgactttacaagagaagtgtaaatacaaaatacatactTTATCCGTGTTTCTGCTTGTGCTTTCATCACACATCAGACCAAAGGGTTGGTTTTGGCACAGTTCGATCACTTCCTTgtccaattccggggcaatggcacctatcaaatacacagtgatgaaaacacagttgttctactaactgtactgagtttgagtttatttcgaacatgcaagcatacaacatgatacatcacaatattcagtttctcttttcaacatgttcgaaaaggagtaggaagaagcagaacttttttaatcctaccccttttcttttacataacagttgctaaagcttttgttcacttcctgttcttaatatatttatatattccataagtaattacaattaaaaaaaaaaaattggtgaagtaagttatatttcatatggtgagataagtaagattattttgagaaggaaagaatggatggatgaaataaattcagaatgtttatcatggttcttcttctttgtactttgtaaacactttaagtttgaagagtttcttgaagtggatcatgtcagtacattgtttgattgctttgcttaatccatttcataatttaattccacatgctgatatactgaaggtctttaaaggggaacattatcaccagacctatgtaagcgtcaatatataccttgatgttgcagaaaaaagaccatatatttttataaccgatttccgaactctaaatgggtgaattttggcgaattaaacgcctttctattattcgctctcggagcgatgatgtcacaacgtgacgtcacatcgggaagcaatccgccattttctcaaacacattacaaacaccgagtcaaatcagctctgttattttccgttttttcgactgttttccgtaccttggaggcatcatgcctcgtcggtgtgttgtcggagggtgtaacaacacgaacagggacggattcaagttgcaccagtggcccaaagatgcgaaagtggcaagaaattggacgtttgttccgcacactttaccgacgaaagctatgctacgacagagatggcaagaatgtgtggatatcctgcgacactcaaagcagatgcatttccaactggactggacagatcagctttcaggaaaagagagcggatgagggtatgtctacagaatatattaattgatgaaaactgggctgtctgcactctcaaagtgcatgttgttgccaaatgtatttcatatgctgtaaacctagttcatagttgttagtttcctttaaggccaaacaaacacataccaatcgttggttagaaggcgatcgccgaattcgtcctcgctttctcccgtgtcgctggctgtcgtgtcgttttcgtcggtttcgcttgcatacggttcaaaccgatatggctcaatagcttcagtttcttcttcaatttcgttttcgctacctgcctccacactacaaccatccgtttcaatacattcgtaatctgttgaatcgcttaagccgctgaaatccgagtctaaatccgagctaatgtcgctataccttgctgttctatgtgccatgtttgtttgtattggcatcactgtgtgacgtcacaggaaaatggacaggtgtatataacgatggttaaaatcaggcactttgaagcttttttagggatattgcgtgatgggtaaaatttagaaaaaaacttcaaaaaataaaatagccactgggaactgatttttaatggttttaacccttctgaaattgtgataatgttcccctttaagtgttgtacgtgcatacaaatgttttaagttacatttttctaatctttttttgagaataattgttgtatattactgcactgtacttgctgcttactttgaaaaaaaaaaaaaaacacttacctttcactatttgagtcgcctttgttctgccatttgagtactggcgagcaatctctgaatccgggaacatatccttcacggatttgttgaaaacatccgcgaacgagaacgggatgttgcttgcagctatcagcatagccatctttgtctcggcatatgttacaccctcgggtctccatttagcgaggtggcccataatcatacttgccaaccctcccaggccAGGATTATGGGTCATAATACTGGGCTGCGACCggtgctgcgttgccgccgctttgtgcttcgctgaccgttcatgagtgagtatgtccattcggccaccgtgttcaatggagaagtctgacctacaaaatgtgcagacagcataccccttccccttcgagctgtcctggatgaactcaAATACGTGTTTCCAAACatattggaacttgcaagcgtacttcttcttcttactcggcgtcggcgtcgccatgactGTATCTTCTTCGTTCTTGTGCTTCGTCTCCTccatgttgtgtgtgcagttgtccaCTCTCCATTAGCTGTAGACGTTACAAcgagactgggccggcacgctgtttctatggcggaaaagcggacgtgacgacaggctgtcctcact contains:
- the tmem220 gene encoding transmembrane protein 220, whose translation is MRQFSSSISTKTLLLIIWRVCNVLMSLFFGLATYVQINDPDAALWMVGYGVPALLCALIGLKHQVTETLPWRRVADLHMTMCGGFLVMMAWKLSKENPVDVFQQEEGREMSGLMLTVMWLILCRHSGRSAVGKLRVSAGVLITIFPFVCWYHVHHKNRSSWPTHCTTAI
- the LOC133620583 gene encoding zinc finger protein 862-like isoform X2 → MKAQAETRIKVCDPKTQEVVTKFLHMPGCNIGTAQNLFESLNTVLSDRKIDWGNVVAFNSDNASGMNGEHDSVVSRIKDMQPSLIDMECICHLVQLATECGIKALRQPIEDILSSIYAHFDISAKRCEIFKEFVEFTDSETLKILRYCATRWLSLLTCINRVLNQWDALQAYFVSHDDVEKPCKVKMLAKHLTSKKTKFFFLFLSQALKPLAEFNVMFQAEGVMVHRLHREMTSLVRRIMGRFLPASLIADVPLKDIKFKDASLQLPDSELFLGAAAQSLLEDNMDELYSSVPMMIKAVRDFFVAVTTNMMTAFPLDNIILQNLTVLDPESRHQFSPNSVIELGKSLPQLRLDLDSLREEVVEYQVLGREDLPREARIDRFWAMLGRDGRFQTLVHLMKALLCVPHSNASSERVFSMVRKIVTENRTRMDHSTLNSLLSCKLNFTDAAHTYAPSMAVLLAAKHCTFKYNKD
- the LOC133620583 gene encoding zinc finger protein 862-like isoform X1 codes for the protein MEETKHKNEEDTVMATPTPSKKKKYACKFQYVWKHVFEFIQDSSKGKGYAVCTFCRSDFSIEHGGRMDILTHERSAKHKAAATQHRSQPSIMTHNPGLGGLASMIMGHLAKWRPEGVTYAETKMAMLIAASNIPFSFADVFNKSVKDMFPDSEIARQYSNGRTKATQIVKGAIAPELDKEVIELCQNQPFGLMCDESTSRNTDKEFVVLARVCDPKTQEVVTKFLHMPGCNIGTAQNLFESLNTVLSDRKIDWGNVVAFNSDNASGMNGEHDSVVSRIKDMQPSLIDMECICHLVQLATECGIKALRQPIEDILSSIYAHFDISAKRCEIFKEFVEFTDSETLKILRYCATRWLSLLTCINRVLNQWDALQAYFVSHDDVEKPCKVKMLAKHLTSKKTKFFFLFLSQALKPLAEFNVMFQAEGVMVHRLHREMTSLVRRIMGRFLPASLIADVPLKDIKFKDASLQLPDSELFLGAAAQSLLEDNMDELYSSVPMMIKAVRDFFVAVTTNMMTAFPLDNIILQNLTVLDPESRHQFSPNSVIELGKSLPQLRLDLDSLREEVVEYQVLGREDLPREARIDRFWAMLGRDGRFQTLVHLMKALLCVPHSNASSERVFSMVRKIVTENRTRMDHSTLNSLLSCKLNFTDAAHTYAPSMAVLLAAKHCTFKYNKD